Genomic DNA from Caldicellulosiruptor hydrothermalis 108:
TGGGTCCAAGTATTCATCAAGTTCAACATTTTTAAGCACCGTCAAACCAAAGTATGCTGTTATTAGTGTTGGCAAGGATAATCCATATGGGCATCCAGCAGCTATAACCCTCTCAAAGCTGAGAAGCGTAGGTGCTGAGATTCTGAGAACAGATGAGCAGGGAACAATAACAATAACGTCTGATGGACAAACAATCAAGATAGACAAAAAAGCATCTGCAATAAAACCACAAGCACCACCCAGTAGTTCAACAAGCAAATATGCGTACATTGGCAATTCAAATACGAAGAAGTTTCATTATCCTTGGTGTACATGGGCAAAGAAAATTGCTCCATACCATAGGGTATACTTCAAAACCAGACAGGAAGCTATTTCTGCTGGCTATGTGCCCTGCAAGGTTTGTAAACCATAAGTTAGGAGATGATTTAGATGGCAAACTTTCAGCTAACATACAGGACAAAGAAATCAGCTAAAATTCACAAGATCACAATTCAAGCAAATAGTGTTCAAGAAGCACAGGAGAAATTAGAAAAAGCTATTGATTTTGTTGATGAGTCCTACGACAGAGCAGTAACAACCGTGGAACCATGGATGTTGTGGGACGGCTGGGGTATGAGTGTAGGGTGTGAAAAGTGTATTTTGTACGGTAGGAAAGCGCCATGCTGGGGAAAAGCTCAGTGTCATGGGTTCACAAATGGCTGTACGTGCAAGAAGTGTGAGAAAAAATATAAGAAAAAACTCGCATAAGGAGTGGTAATTATGGACCTGTGGATGTATTGCGAAACCTGTGGATATTTCGAAGGCTGGACAACCTGCTATGGCTTTTGCCACTACTACAACAGAGATGTAAGCAGATGGGACTACTGCGATTGGCACACTAAAAACAATCCAGATGGTCCATGGGTTGCAGAAATTGTCAATGATGAGTGGTAAATCACTAAAAGAAGGAGTGGTTTTTGTGGCTATTTTTATCGGAACTGTACATGAAGTTAATGAAAGGTATGTGAAAATACGAGTAGAAAAACATCCAGAAAGGGAGTTTAGTGGTTTTGTTGTTTTTAATAAGGAATTCATCCCCTTGGATTT
This window encodes:
- a CDS encoding Ada metal-binding domain-containing protein yields the protein MDAVIQNFAVGKIYAPNATSNTKAFESFLLAVKSKGLKLSIPEVGQDISPDSKVKMIVLSPSKKDRYEDLNDYSIVLKVEYSKTSFLLMGDATTSTEEKLLHDGKLKQYLKSNVLKVGHHGSKYSSSSTFLSTVKPKYAVISVGKDNPYGHPAAITLSKLRSVGAEILRTDEQGTITITSDGQTIKIDKKASAIKPQAPPSSSTSKYAYIGNSNTKKFHYPWCTWAKKIAPYHRVYFKTRQEAISAGYVPCKVCKP